A stretch of DNA from Cannabis sativa cultivar Pink pepper isolate KNU-18-1 chromosome X, ASM2916894v1, whole genome shotgun sequence:
GCTCCTGACTTATGACAAAATAATTATTCTCTAAATCAAGTTGCTCAGCAACCTTGTGGTACATAGttcttgtgtagaattcagCACATTGGTTGCAGTACGTGGTCAAGCATGTAGGATTAGGTGGGTGAGGTCGAGTGCATCTGCTTTTGAAGTCATTTGCAGTCTCGTTGTGTCTGAGCTTTGAGACTGTCATATCTATGGTTGTGACAAATTCACGCAAGCAATAATTCTTCTCTAAAAATTTTTTTAGGGTTGAGTTGATCGATTCGCAACGTTGTGTGGTTCTCATTCCTGCAACGAATGAACCCCTTAAATAAGTTTTTGCCCACTGTTTTCTTGTGTCGAATGTTGTTTGGCACCATTCATTATCTGTTAGTTGTTGGGTTTCGACGACGTCTAACCATCTTGCTTCAAAATCTTCCTCCTTGTAGTAGTTGTACATTAGATCTTTAAATCTTTTCAAGAAGATCGGATCTTTAACCTTTTTGGAAGCATTTGTATTGAGATGCCAAGCACATAGACGGTGTTTAACATCAGGCATGTGTTCCATGATGGCCTGTTTCATGGCCACATCTTGGTCAGTAACTACAACATTTGGCTTCTTATCTCCATGGCATTCGAGAAATTTTTGAAGTAGCCAACAATAGGATGGAAGCTTCTCGTGGAGGAGGAGAGCGAACCCGAAGATGCATGTGTTGAAATGGTGGTTTACGCCAATGAGAACAGTGAGAGGCTTATTGTACTCATTTGTCATGTAGGTGGTATCAAACTCTATTACATCCCCAAAAGCCACATAGTCGACACGTGAGTTTCCATCTGCCCAAAATGAGTTAGCCAATCGATTCTCCTCGTCCATCTGATATACAACGAAGAAATTTAGATCCCTCTCTGCGAGACAATCACGAAATCCCAACGCTCCTTCCGAGTCCATCTCTATCTTTTCTTCTCGCTTGGCACCAGCAACCTTGTTGTAGACATCTCGAAGTTGACATGGCATTCTCTCGTAACctccactttgcaaagcaacatGAGACATTATGTTGGCAGTTTTAATTCCAACGGAGTTCATCGACCTAACTTGGGCAAGCAATCCATCGGACACTACTCGGTATGATCTCAAAAATTGTACCTCACTTGATGAAGCGAGGTCGTGATTGTGTATTGTGCTGAACTCTTTGCATTTCCAAGTGTTAGACGGTTGTGTGAGTAAAATACGTAATGATGTCTGACATCTGGTTCTAGTGACATCATGAGGtctcttttttctttgtctTTCCGTTATTGTGATTCTTTTGTAACCCTCGAAACAACAAACCCACCTGCGCATTACAATGACTCCTTGAGAACGTCGTACATCATCTTTTCTTGTGCTGAAACCCATCCGTTTCGCGTACATTTCGTAGAATGCTTCCTATTTTCCCAGTTTGTCGAGACTCTTGCCTAGGACGTCACATATTTGAATCTCATTCACTGGTTTTGTGATGTTTAGCTCTGCTGTTATGCTTTCCCATTCGTAGGTTTGTTCCTCATTCATGTTCTCTACTTGAGACTCGGCCTCCATATTGTATCTGTTTGAATTAACAACTTAAATGATAAAGTTAATAGGTAAGGAATGGTTGTCGAGAAAGATCCAAAAAAAAGGACTTACTGATAAGTAACCAATTGTTCCCTCGACGTTAATGTACTGGAGTACAGTTAGAGTGTTCGATTGTTATTGATATCCAAGAATTAGAGATGAAGAGTAAGGGAAAGATAGTGGTGAGTCAGGTGAAATTAGATTTTATGAGATTGAATGCCTCAGATTGTAGAGTAATATGGGTTGGTGATCACATTTAAGTCtgttgggctgatattaatgggcctTTGAAAAATTGGAAACTCTATTCCACTGTCTTCGTGCTTTAGAACAGTGAAATAGTACAATTACATTTActtttgaataaattaattagaaaataaggtTATTGTATGAGTTTAGGGTTTAGAAATTTTGTTGAGTTGTATGGGTTGGTGGTAACATTTAAAATTGTTGGGCTTATATGAATGGGCCTTTACCAACCTTGTTTAATGAATTAAACCATTTCGTACGTCAGGAAAGAAGTAAtagtacatttttttatttgtggAAAATAAAGATTGAAAAGTaaggatcttttttttttatttatgttaaagTGATGACATTTTTTAGTAGAATGGGTAGTTTCTCCCATTTATATATGTTGGGCATTTATATATGTTGGGCTGATATTAAGGGGCCCTTCACCTACATCTTCTTATGAATTAAACCATCGTCGTACGTTAGAACAGTACCGTAGTACATTAGGTTTTTTGGAAAAACGGGATTGATGAATAATGTTGACATTTGACCATACTCCGTACGCCTACACGTGTATTTAATTGTGCAATTCAGAGATTTAACCACCCCTCTTTTGACACATCAGATGTGCCCAATGGAGTACATCCCAATGGAGTACAGCTAACTAAAAAACTTACTATAGGGTTATTCTCCACGACTTATATAACACACTTGAGACGTTTTCCAATCCAGCATCAAGTTTATAGAGAAATTAACTTGTAATTTAGTTATTAGCATTACAATATATCAAGTATGAGTTCAGGTCCACACTGGGTTATTTTCAATGGACCAAATGAAGGTATCTATAGTAGGTACGAAGATGCTGTAAGCAAAAACACTACTTCTGATGCGTCTATAAAAATAATTCGTTATGAATCTTTCATAGAAGCTTTTTCTGCTTTATGTCTACATGGAGAGACGGGACAATGCTTCACTGGGCAGCAAGTTAGAGAACTTTGCTATGTTAATGAGTTTCCCTGCATGTGGGattctgatgatgataatgatgaagaGGCTATCCTTAATTCTGTTTGCTCATTGTTTGATGAGGGTGAATGCTCTGGTGCAAATAAATCACCCGAACAGGACAATGTGAATGATTCGACTGACAAAGGTGAGGACCGAAATGGAGATGATATAGAAGTTGGGGACAAAGGAGGAGTGGATACTTCTCCCAAAAACAGTAAATGATGCACTGTGTTAGTGTccaagttatgttattttatattttcaagCTATAATGTATTATGAGTATTTGTTATGAAATCTGTATTTTGGTTTATTTTGGAGTATTAATGTCACTTtcctcattaattaattgtggaattaaaagtgaagtgaatcattgtgaaatcacaactgcaaacaaaaagaaaatatacttaaaataatatagtagAGTTACatacaactatatatataatggagGTAAGTGCTTCAATCTCATTAAATGGCCTAACAAAAAGTTGATTCAACGGCCATATGAGATGAGTTGTAAAATaagtacactatatatatatataaaatgccACGATTGAAACTGAACGGATGTTCAATCAAGTTCTATAACTTGAGGGAACTTCCGTTGAGACGGAGGGCTATTGTCTCTGAACGGGGACTTTGGTCGTGAAGGACTTTCTCTTGGAGTAGTGTTTGGTGATTCTTGTTTTGGATGAAGTGGGTAGTGGGGTATGGACACCTCGGTGTAGTCGAGAATGTCATCCATGATACCCTCTAATTTTTCTCTTGAAGTGTTGGCTTCTTGCATGGCATGGGCTGAATGGTAGAGGTGTTTCGCCAGTTTGTATGACGCCTGCTTGGCCTCCGTGGCTCTTAAATGTGCCTTCCTTATAAGTTTTTCGTGTTCGTGGAGAACAGTCTCGAGCCTTGCACAGTTAGGACATCCTGAAATGGAGGCTGAACGGAGTCTTGGACTCCGTGACGGTGTACCTACGGGTCTTGTGGAAGAAAAAGGATGCGGTGGGGATTTTTGAGGACTTGTTTCAAAAGGGTTGAATTTTTGGTAAGGGTCCATTTGATTTAGGTAATAGTAAAACggggtttgaaaaaaaatgcttTGTTTGGATAACCTAACCTTTACTTATATAGTGGTTTGGTGGGTTGATGTACACGTGATTGGGTTCATGTAATAATAATGGattttttttcccaatttaaccatttaatagttaataaattttcaCAATGGTAATATCCACTTACGACAATCTGAAAAATCCCAATTTACCCATTTATTAGTTAACCAATTTTAATACAAGGAGAAGGTCaatcaaatcccacaaacaaAATCTAAGAACTATCGGGAAAGTACTATGTGATGTgacatttttatattaaaaataaatatacctacggttttatgatttaaataataatttccagatttaaagtaaaaataaaatgcttTAAAGTATTAGTACACATGGAAGACATAATGAATGAAGTCAATTGATTTATTATGGCCGTATAAAAATGTCACATCACCATCTTCAAATAATAAGTACATGGTTGAAATGGTGAAATTAAAAATGTGATATGACATCCACTCATTTCAGTAgtgaataatttaataaaatttgacataataaTCGTTGTTGGTACTACTATCATAGTTAATTAACTTAGTTTTGTTAATTTTGTTGGGTAATACTATCATAGGGACTACTATCGTATTAATTCTGACCTAATTGATTTGTCCaatttttaataagaaaaaggtcatattagtatattagaacccaaaaaatattaaatctccTTAAGTAATATAGGTAGGTTTCGTGTTTTGAtatagtatcttaattaactcaAATCAGGGTATCCCATGAGATTTGCATGTCATAATTACTGAGTTTGATTTGACGTTACACTGTGAAATTGCTGACGTACGTTATTTAAAGTATAGAAAATACCCCATTTAACGTCAGTAAGTACACAGTGGGACGTACACAGAAAATTAAATAGTGATAAGACATTCGCTGATTTTTTTAGTGAGTATCTACAATTTAAAATTACAGGAAATAGTCCATACTTGGTTAagaaaattacattatttagacaatttttaaataattcccaacaacttaaGAACGGGGACTATTAAGAATGGGTAGTAGTCCAAAATTAGTACAACTCCTAAATAGGAAATGGTTTAAACTGTATTAAAATAAAGTATTGTACGAATAAATATGTCTGAAATTATAGTTTACATttgaaaataaatctcattatctCATTATATTCAAatattgagtaaacataattcAACCATACTGTATTTACGATGTGAAGTACTCTGCACATATATTGATGTACGTTATTTTCAAACTTGAACTTATTGAGATATGGGAGATCCAGCTTCTGACGTACATTGAAATACGTTCCAAacatattttcatataatttatttctcTGGCTGTAGGAGGTTCAATATTGAAAGTACTATTCCAAATGAAATTTGATTTTAGGGTTGGAAAGACATACGTAGAAATACGTTATTAGAATAAAGAAATCTTTTATAtttgctaattaatttgtagGAACCACATTACAATTTTTCACATCTTGATTAGAATAAAGTATTCAACATTACAATTTTCCaataataaaagtgaacaaCCAACTACCATTACAAAATTGCAACTAGGCATAATTAAGTGGAACTGAAATGTTATGAATTCGTCTTGCGTCCCGATTTTGTTGGAGGGTTTGGCGCACCCGTGTTCGGTCCCTCAAATCTAACAACGCTCATCCCACGATGGCGTTGTGGACAGCGACAAGGGGAGCTTCGGTTGGATGACAGATTTGGCTGTTTTGGAAGTAGTTCCATCCAGCCAACTCCACCCATTTGAAGTCCTTATCAACATTTCCTGCATTGACATATAGTacatacataaaaatatttagaaagAAATACTAATGATATAGGGTAGAAATAAATCGATGTAAGGAGTACAGTTATTACTCGAAATTGTTATGAGATGATTTATTGAATAGTTAAAATTCCGTTAATGTACGTACAACACACGGTTGGTTGTAGTACATAccaatccttttttttttacacatcTTTATTGCAgtgcaacaacaatacatattttaatatcTTATAATGTTTACGCTATACATATATCGATAAATTTTGTAGGGAAGAAAAAAATGACTTAACTTGTGAACGATAGAGGACTATATATAGTACTTGTTGATTTGATGTGTGGCGTTTTCGATATGgtcaaattaatattaaatatttacatttaaaaCCTGATTTGACTAGACTATACAACCTATCAATGAAGATGATTTTGCCAATGCATTGGAAAAAGGCATTTGGATAAACCCAACCAAATGGGCGgattattcaaatttcaaatgaaaaattaaaaaactaaacaTGTTCATTTCCATGATATTACTAATTACTtgatatttatatgtaattattttaataatattttaccaTCAATCCGTATAAGGTCACATCAGTAGGGTGTACGATCTACTTTCAAAACCCTAGCTCATACCATATCAAATATTAAAACAAGAGCAGAACACGCAAAAATATCCCAATaagatttttaaattaaaaatattttttcatttgttCTCATCAAACCCAAATATGCTCCGCATGTCACGCATTATTGAAATTTGATTGTGACATACTATGTACAGACTTTGACGTACGTATTTTAAAACTTTGAACATATTCAAATACGCTGCGAATGTGAGGACTTACGTAGAAATACGTTAttagaatatataataaatcattTATATTTGGTAATTAATTTGTAGGAACCACTTTCGCTATAAAGATGGAAGTTATTTTTGTGAGTAATGAAGGGTACAAAGTTAGGTGATATGTCATCCACTTATtttattatggaattattttataaaatctgACATTGCAAGTGTTGTTGATAACTTATTGGAAATAGTGAAACTCAATGGCACATATTCGGTCAACATAGTTccattccaaataaaatttaagtttacagtT
This window harbors:
- the LOC115695058 gene encoding protein FAR1-RELATED SEQUENCE 5-like, coding for MYAKRMGFSTRKDDVRRSQGVIVMRRWVCCFEGYKRITITERQRKKRPHDVTRTRCQTSLRILLTQPSNTWKCKEFSTIHNHDLASSSEVQFLRSYRVVSDGLLAQVRSMNSVGIKTANIMSHVALQSGGYERMPCQLRDVYNKVAGAKREEKIEMDSEGALGFRDCLAERDLNFFVVYQMDEENRLANSFWADGNSRVDYVAFGDVIEFDTTYMTNEYNKPLTVLIGVNHHFNTCIFGFALLLHEKLPSYCWLLQKFLECHGDKKPNVVVTDQDVAMKQAIMEHMPDVKHRLCAWHLNTNASKKVKDPIFLKRFKDLMYNYYKEEDFEARWLDVVETQQLTDNEWCQTTFDTRKQWAKTYLRGSFVAGMRTTQRCESINSTLKKFLEKNYCLREFVTTIDMTVSKLRHNETANDFKSRCTRPHPPNPTCLTTYCNQCAEFYTRTMYHKVAEQLDLENNYFVISQEQEGEWQIYTIGKFQHPEVQYRVHYCEGQRALHCSCMLYESQGYPCRHLWATMKRLNMRRIPNTLLMKRWSKSAKTNLHLHFNPPAQEQQHIYEMARFGSLSSLTYNFTFYAAKTEDSYTRAKEEIERLTLMFKEEFEMSSNPEGETPQPRRYCNNPNIITDPEVVRTKGTGNLREGPNGEQISRNSRHCHICRSSSHDYRRCPNRQQNTGSQGQQSAHNQPTTDSFNEHSNAYFPELPSSTQESYYGHSYIYN